A stretch of Pseudobdellovibrionaceae bacterium DNA encodes these proteins:
- a CDS encoding PAS domain-containing sensor histidine kinase produces the protein MESSAQAATFRPLVLRFSRKGTAGIVRTSATKAAEARTSSGLGFDWAELVTQDSEVISQYLRAGQVAVLVVDQDLDPQLAHLTEWVGASPGSIRILISEHADLHLIRQAINRGRIYRIAQSHDEVDELVEAGLREFHREIQRVELVRESARQNRELEELTLSLESRVEERTQNILVSKEQEEDKLNRIRRLVKFIKQMTQISSIEELLSVIRNDLRGFHHVVSPILIFPVGVDEHNVVYFSKTQIQLRTLGAGFRAVKSGQQSLGGEDDTLPGLLANVLVRPVAKLLRLEIELQNRPALLVVEHTGNARELKALENHLIERRKPFGMSLDRLLLEMENNFSSYRWEKTFDNLKSPISIIDRQMSVLRSNRQFNAGAGAVANGPTEHRRGSCHRIFAGREALCEGCPVPQVMETGLTQTGVVQAGGQAFEVHSYPIHLQHGGPITNIVNIYVDITPQRELQRRLLQNEKMSAIGLLAGNIAHELNNPLTGLRSLAQVLALQVEPEGTMAQDLKEIEKASARCQTIIRNLLDFTTPGAQPLQTTTMDAIVEKTLPFLKSMLRNHRLDLQLHAEKANIEVEPNLIQQVVFNLINNACQAMKKSGTLGLETRVQDGEIVLTVSDTGGGIPPEVQSRIFEPFFTTKSEGHGTGLGLSLSKEIVEKFGGRIGFETEPGTGTRFFVRLPVKGRA, from the coding sequence ATGGAAAGCTCAGCTCAGGCGGCCACTTTTCGGCCTCTGGTCCTGCGGTTCTCCCGTAAGGGAACCGCCGGGATCGTTCGTACATCGGCCACGAAGGCGGCTGAAGCGCGCACGTCATCCGGGCTCGGCTTCGATTGGGCCGAGCTCGTTACGCAGGACTCCGAAGTCATTTCTCAATACTTACGCGCGGGGCAAGTGGCGGTTTTGGTCGTCGACCAAGATCTGGACCCGCAATTGGCGCACCTGACGGAATGGGTCGGCGCATCCCCGGGTAGCATTCGCATTTTGATTTCCGAACATGCCGATCTGCATTTGATCCGCCAAGCGATCAACCGGGGACGCATCTACCGAATCGCGCAGTCGCACGACGAAGTGGATGAGCTCGTCGAGGCGGGCCTGCGCGAATTCCACCGCGAGATTCAGCGGGTGGAGCTGGTGCGCGAGTCCGCGCGCCAGAACCGTGAACTCGAAGAACTCACGCTGAGCCTGGAATCACGGGTCGAAGAACGGACGCAAAACATCCTCGTCTCGAAAGAGCAGGAAGAGGACAAACTCAATCGCATCCGGCGCCTGGTGAAATTCATCAAGCAGATGACCCAAATCAGCTCGATCGAAGAGCTGCTTTCGGTGATTCGCAATGATTTGCGCGGCTTTCACCACGTCGTTTCGCCGATCTTGATTTTCCCGGTGGGCGTCGACGAACACAACGTCGTCTATTTTTCCAAGACGCAGATTCAACTGCGCACCCTCGGCGCGGGTTTCCGCGCGGTGAAGTCGGGACAGCAAAGTTTGGGCGGCGAGGACGACACGCTGCCGGGCCTGCTGGCGAACGTGCTCGTTCGTCCCGTCGCGAAGCTTCTGCGGCTCGAGATCGAATTGCAGAACCGCCCGGCCCTTTTGGTCGTCGAGCACACGGGGAACGCGCGTGAGCTGAAGGCGCTCGAGAATCATTTGATCGAACGCCGCAAACCCTTCGGGATGAGCCTGGACCGTCTGCTCCTCGAGATGGAGAACAACTTCAGCTCGTACCGTTGGGAAAAAACCTTCGATAACTTGAAGAGTCCCATCTCGATCATCGATCGGCAGATGTCGGTGTTGCGCTCGAACCGGCAATTCAACGCCGGGGCGGGCGCGGTCGCGAACGGCCCCACGGAGCATCGCCGCGGCTCTTGCCACCGCATCTTCGCGGGGCGCGAGGCCTTGTGCGAGGGCTGTCCGGTGCCGCAAGTGATGGAAACGGGGTTGACCCAAACCGGAGTGGTGCAGGCGGGCGGTCAGGCCTTCGAAGTCCACTCGTATCCGATTCATTTGCAGCACGGTGGACCGATCACCAACATCGTGAACATCTACGTCGACATCACGCCCCAGCGCGAGCTGCAGCGGCGGCTCTTGCAAAACGAGAAGATGAGCGCGATCGGCTTACTTGCCGGCAATATCGCGCACGAGCTGAACAATCCCCTGACGGGGTTGCGGTCGCTCGCGCAGGTGCTCGCGCTGCAAGTCGAGCCGGAAGGGACGATGGCGCAGGATTTGAAAGAAATCGAAAAGGCCTCGGCGCGCTGTCAGACGATCATCCGCAATCTTTTGGATTTCACGACTCCGGGCGCCCAGCCGCTGCAGACGACCACCATGGATGCCATCGTCGAAAAGACTTTGCCGTTCTTGAAGTCGATGCTGCGCAATCACCGCTTGGACCTGCAGCTTCACGCCGAAAAAGCGAACATCGAGGTCGAACCCAACCTGATCCAGCAGGTCGTTTTCAATCTGATCAACAATGCTTGCCAGGCGATGAAGAAAAGCGGCACGTTGGGGCTTGAGACCCGCGTGCAGGACGGCGAGATCGTGTTGACCGTCAGCGATACGGGCGGGGGCATTCCGCCGGAAGTGCAATCGCGAATCTTCGAGCCCTTCTTCACGACGAAATCCGAAGGGCACGGGACGGGATTGGGACTGAGTCTTTCGAAAGAGATCGTGGAAAAATTCGGTGGCCGCATCGGCTTTGAAACCGAGCCGGGGACGGGGACGCGTTTCTTCGTCCGGCTTCCCGTGAAAGGACGAGCATGA
- a CDS encoding response regulator, producing the protein MTRALIIDDEPLVRRSLERVLQVSGFEVQQAADGLTGLQMWLDQKPDVVLLDVLMPGLSGPQVLEKVPSEVKANCKIMMMSAFTGEFSQTKAHELGAHLFVAKPFDDIFEVVKKVKTLLGQENS; encoded by the coding sequence ATGACCCGGGCGTTGATCATCGACGATGAACCCTTGGTGCGGCGTTCGCTTGAGCGCGTATTGCAGGTGTCGGGCTTCGAGGTTCAGCAGGCGGCCGATGGGCTGACCGGGCTGCAGATGTGGCTCGATCAGAAACCCGACGTGGTGCTGCTCGACGTGCTGATGCCGGGTCTGTCCGGACCCCAGGTGCTGGAAAAAGTCCCCAGCGAGGTGAAGGCCAACTGCAAAATCATGATGATGTCGGCGTTCACCGGCGAATTCTCCCAGACGAAGGCCCATGAACTGGGCGCGCACTTGTTCGTGGCGAAACCTTTCGATGATATCTTTGAGGTCGTGAAGAAGGTGAAGACCTTGTTAGGCCAGGAGAATTCATGA
- the rsmD gene encoding 16S rRNA (guanine(966)-N(2))-methyltransferase RsmD, with amino-acid sequence MRIISGKYRGHALVSFSASHIRPTTDRVKESLFNIWQNQMEGARVLDLFSGTGNLGLEALSRGAASVQFVDAHPKSIQILRQNVEKLKLTEDHRIMTADVFHFLKRYKDEPFDLIFIDPPFTEAIADKVMGAVARSSSFHSNTLIAIESGRREKIGEDYKTLIRYDHREFGDKVLSLFRAKDVAETDAVPDSAPTE; translated from the coding sequence ATGAGAATCATTTCTGGTAAGTATCGGGGTCACGCCCTGGTTTCATTTTCCGCCTCGCATATCCGCCCGACCACCGATCGCGTGAAAGAGAGCCTTTTCAACATCTGGCAGAACCAGATGGAGGGCGCGCGCGTTTTGGATCTCTTTTCGGGAACGGGGAACTTGGGCCTGGAAGCGCTTTCGCGGGGCGCCGCCAGCGTGCAGTTCGTGGACGCGCATCCGAAGTCGATCCAGATCCTGCGGCAGAACGTCGAAAAGCTGAAGCTGACCGAAGACCACCGCATCATGACGGCGGACGTCTTTCATTTTTTGAAGCGTTACAAAGACGAGCCCTTCGATTTGATCTTCATCGACCCTCCGTTCACCGAAGCCATCGCCGACAAGGTCATGGGGGCGGTGGCCCGCAGTTCGAGTTTTCACTCTAACACCCTGATCGCGATTGAATCGGGGCGGCGAGAGAAGATCGGCGAAGACTACAAGACCCTCATTCGTTATGATCATCGTGAATTCGGTGACAAGGTGCTGTCCCTGTTCCGCGCGAAGGACGTTGCGGAAACGGACGCCGTGCCGGATTCGGCTCCGACAGAGTAG
- the coaD gene encoding pantetheine-phosphate adenylyltransferase — MAKKVKATAARTAVYPGSFDPITLGHVDIIERVARTFDRVIVLIARSPDKQSLFTPEIRKTLIEKSLAHLDNVEVDIHEGLTTDYANRVGAMVLVRGLRAVVDFEYEVSMANMNAKLAPDIETLLVFARPEYYFLSSRSVKEVARHQGELSGLVPSPVQDALLKIFKKGKKK; from the coding sequence ATGGCGAAAAAAGTGAAAGCGACGGCGGCACGCACCGCGGTTTATCCGGGGAGCTTCGATCCGATCACCCTCGGCCACGTCGACATCATCGAACGGGTCGCGCGCACCTTCGATCGCGTGATCGTTTTGATCGCCCGCTCTCCGGATAAACAAAGCCTGTTCACTCCGGAAATCCGTAAGACCCTGATCGAAAAAAGTCTCGCGCATCTGGATAACGTCGAAGTCGACATCCACGAGGGACTGACGACCGACTACGCGAACCGGGTCGGCGCGATGGTGCTGGTGCGGGGATTGCGTGCGGTCGTGGATTTCGAATACGAAGTGTCCATGGCGAACATGAACGCGAAGCTCGCGCCCGATATCGAAACGCTGCTCGTGTTCGCGCGTCCCGAGTATTACTTTCTGTCCTCACGTTCGGTGAAAGAGGTCGCCCGTCACCAGGGGGAACTCAGCGGTCTGGTGCCGTCACCGGTGCAGGACGCTCTCTTGAAAATCTTTAAAAAAGGAAAAAAGAAATGA
- a CDS encoding pyridoxal phosphate-dependent aminotransferase encodes MISNRAKLLKPSPTLAMANRARELQATGKDVISLTVGEPDWPTLPSAVKAGIQAIETGFTKYTAASGTPELRKALRPWIQEETGIDYPEAQIAVGSGAKFVIAAALQMLVDPDDEVLIPSPYWVSYPVMAELAGGVPRTIECGEADGFKLTPERLRNSVTPKSKVLILCSPSNPTGIAYSEAELKALASVLKEFPQLVVISDDIYNRLMLDGTAIAPHLLKVAPELQDRTLVVNGASKAFSMTGWRIGWVAGPAAVLKPLADFFSQTTSNPTSISQKAALAAILNGRGEIAASVVELRKRYDSGAKALAGVPGLKVVPAQGAFYFWVDVRGWFGKTTANGKSLKGSKDVAEALLDESLIATVPGAEFGTEGFLRLSFAIEEKRMTEAAARMKAFAGSLK; translated from the coding sequence ATGATCTCGAATCGCGCGAAGCTTTTGAAGCCGTCTCCGACTCTGGCCATGGCGAATCGCGCCCGTGAGCTTCAGGCCACGGGGAAAGACGTGATCTCGTTGACCGTCGGTGAGCCCGACTGGCCGACGCTCCCGTCGGCGGTGAAGGCGGGCATCCAGGCGATCGAGACGGGCTTCACCAAATACACGGCGGCGTCGGGTACGCCCGAGCTGCGTAAAGCGCTGCGCCCCTGGATTCAGGAAGAGACCGGCATTGATTACCCCGAAGCGCAGATCGCGGTCGGCAGCGGCGCGAAGTTCGTGATCGCGGCGGCGTTGCAGATGCTCGTCGATCCGGATGATGAAGTGTTGATCCCGAGCCCCTACTGGGTGTCCTACCCCGTCATGGCGGAACTCGCGGGTGGCGTGCCTCGCACCATCGAGTGCGGCGAGGCCGACGGCTTCAAGCTGACTCCCGAGCGTCTGCGCAACTCGGTGACGCCGAAATCGAAAGTCCTGATCCTGTGTTCGCCCTCGAATCCCACCGGCATCGCCTACAGCGAAGCCGAGTTGAAGGCACTGGCCTCGGTGTTGAAAGAGTTCCCGCAGCTCGTGGTCATCTCGGATGACATCTACAATCGCCTGATGCTCGACGGCACGGCGATCGCGCCGCATCTGTTGAAGGTCGCGCCCGAACTGCAAGACCGCACGCTGGTCGTGAACGGCGCTTCGAAGGCGTTCTCGATGACGGGCTGGCGGATCGGTTGGGTCGCGGGGCCGGCGGCGGTTCTGAAACCCTTGGCGGATTTCTTCTCGCAAACGACTTCGAATCCCACGAGCATCTCGCAGAAGGCGGCTTTGGCGGCGATCCTGAACGGTCGCGGCGAAATCGCCGCGTCGGTGGTGGAGCTGCGCAAACGCTACGACTCGGGCGCGAAAGCGCTGGCGGGCGTTCCCGGTCTGAAGGTCGTCCCCGCGCAGGGCGCGTTCTACTTCTGGGTGGACGTGCGCGGCTGGTTCGGCAAAACGACCGCGAACGGTAAGAGTCTGAAAGGCTCGAAGGACGTGGCGGAAGCGCTGCTGGACGAGTCTTTGATCGCGACCGTCCCGGGCGCCGAGTTCGGCACCGAGGGCTTCCTGCGCCTGAGCTTCGCCATCGAAGAAAAGCGCATGACCGAGGCGGCGGCGCGCATGAAGGCTTTCGCGGGTTCGCTTAAATAA
- a CDS encoding DUF2802 domain-containing protein, with translation MSSGSVLQILANLIFIAGFIVVWIRLNKPAKDDPRLSRGLQLLQSKIAILEDLSDQVERQVQQVAQLMEVKGKDLQAQIARADDEMRRIETATARSLEVARIFQDRIPHEEIIDRKATLKYIKAARLANQGVSIDEISEQVDLSRGELEIIAKVNREQLQFSTEDLPEWALRELDLGADVAPAEQTPRMEGLEKVAAVPVHETLVESQPLMRIQDRTVEPLSDLGKRFREAFDAGQVPTEAGRLVGASAEGGRLMGGEGAVTELVRAGGIVADKAKASASAAVYPKTSRETATAKVDRIAEQAADKLFGPVVKKVVFPKIDL, from the coding sequence ATGAGCTCCGGATCGGTCTTACAAATCCTAGCCAATTTGATTTTCATCGCCGGCTTCATCGTCGTGTGGATCCGCCTGAATAAACCCGCGAAAGACGATCCGCGTTTGAGTCGCGGTCTGCAGCTCTTGCAATCGAAGATCGCGATCCTTGAAGACCTGAGCGACCAAGTGGAGCGCCAAGTGCAACAGGTCGCCCAGCTCATGGAAGTGAAGGGCAAAGACCTGCAAGCGCAGATCGCCCGCGCCGACGATGAAATGCGCCGGATCGAAACCGCGACCGCGCGTTCCCTTGAAGTTGCGCGCATCTTCCAGGATCGCATCCCGCACGAAGAGATTATCGATCGTAAAGCGACGCTGAAGTACATCAAGGCCGCGCGCCTAGCGAACCAAGGCGTCTCGATCGACGAAATCTCCGAACAGGTGGACCTGTCCCGTGGCGAGCTCGAAATCATCGCGAAGGTGAACCGCGAGCAGCTGCAGTTCTCGACCGAGGATCTGCCGGAGTGGGCGCTGCGCGAACTGGATCTCGGGGCCGATGTCGCGCCGGCGGAGCAGACGCCGCGTATGGAAGGCCTCGAAAAAGTCGCGGCCGTACCGGTGCACGAAACTTTGGTCGAATCCCAGCCCCTGATGCGCATTCAAGATCGCACCGTCGAACCTCTGTCGGATCTGGGCAAACGTTTCCGCGAGGCCTTCGATGCCGGTCAGGTTCCGACCGAGGCCGGTCGTCTGGTCGGAGCGTCGGCCGAGGGCGGTCGCCTGATGGGCGGCGAAGGAGCGGTGACCGAGCTGGTGCGCGCGGGCGGCATCGTCGCCGACAAAGCGAAGGCGTCGGCTTCGGCGGCCGTGTACCCCAAGACCTCGCGCGAAACCGCGACCGCGAAAGTCGACCGTATCGCCGAGCAAGCGGCGGACAAACTTTTCGGCCCCGTCGTGAAGAAAGTCGTGTTTCCGAAAATCGACCTCTGA
- a CDS encoding alpha-glucosidase produces the protein MNPTPDPVASSSVTLPQVSEKWWKEAVAYQIYPRSFKDSNGDGVGDLAGITSKLDELKYLGVNVLWLCPMYKSPQDDNGYDISDYQEIHDEFGTMKDFDELMQAAHARGMKVLIDLVINHTSDEHPWFVESRSSKDNPKRDWYIWRDPKNGAEPNNWESIFGGPAWEFDAKTGQYFMHLFSTKQPDLNWENHDMRREVYRMINWWLDRGIDGFRIDAITHTRKKPGFPDMPNPQGLKFVPSYDGHMNQDGILDYIEDLSANTFRKYDIMTVGEANGVTIATADQWVGEKANRFNMLFQFEHLGLWSPNPESRIDLPKVKDVFTRWQKGLEGRGWNALYLENHDIPRIVSKWGDAEKFWKESSTCLANLYFLMQGTPFIYQGQEIGMTNTVFAGRDDFNDVRDRNSFEANRAKGISDEVTTRELAAGSRDNSRTPMQWDDSENAGFGSGRPWLKVNPNYRQINWKSQKGVAGSVLEHYRKLIELRRSDRLWVYGAYDIVAKEHPQVYAYTRTLGIKKGLVICNVSGREATLELPGLMLKHDHLRLANGEVPAHGDTSTLTLKPFESRVYSLANV, from the coding sequence ATGAATCCCACTCCTGATCCCGTTGCTTCTTCGTCCGTCACGCTTCCGCAAGTTTCCGAAAAATGGTGGAAGGAAGCGGTCGCCTACCAGATTTATCCACGCAGCTTCAAAGACAGTAACGGCGACGGCGTCGGGGACTTGGCCGGCATCACGTCCAAACTCGACGAGCTGAAGTACCTGGGCGTGAACGTCTTGTGGCTTTGCCCGATGTACAAGTCGCCCCAGGACGACAACGGCTACGATATTTCCGACTACCAGGAGATCCACGACGAGTTCGGTACGATGAAGGACTTTGACGAGCTCATGCAGGCCGCGCACGCGCGTGGCATGAAGGTGCTCATCGATCTGGTGATCAATCACACCTCGGACGAGCATCCTTGGTTCGTCGAGTCGCGCTCGTCGAAGGACAATCCCAAACGGGATTGGTACATCTGGCGCGATCCCAAAAACGGCGCGGAACCGAACAACTGGGAAAGCATCTTCGGCGGTCCCGCTTGGGAGTTCGACGCGAAGACCGGGCAGTACTTCATGCACCTGTTCTCGACGAAGCAACCCGATCTCAACTGGGAAAACCACGACATGCGCCGCGAGGTCTACCGCATGATCAACTGGTGGCTCGACCGCGGGATCGACGGCTTCCGCATCGATGCCATCACGCACACCCGCAAGAAGCCGGGCTTTCCCGACATGCCGAATCCGCAGGGGCTGAAGTTCGTGCCGTCCTACGACGGACACATGAACCAGGACGGCATCCTGGATTACATCGAGGATTTGAGCGCGAACACCTTCCGCAAGTACGACATCATGACCGTCGGCGAAGCGAATGGCGTGACCATCGCGACCGCCGATCAGTGGGTGGGCGAAAAGGCGAACCGCTTCAATATGCTTTTCCAATTCGAACATCTGGGGCTTTGGAGCCCGAACCCCGAAAGCCGCATCGATCTGCCGAAAGTGAAGGACGTTTTCACGCGCTGGCAGAAGGGTCTCGAGGGACGGGGCTGGAACGCGCTCTATCTGGAAAATCACGATATCCCGCGCATCGTCTCGAAATGGGGGGACGCCGAGAAGTTCTGGAAAGAGAGCTCGACCTGCCTGGCGAATCTGTATTTCCTGATGCAGGGAACGCCCTTCATCTACCAGGGCCAAGAGATCGGCATGACGAATACGGTCTTCGCGGGGCGCGACGACTTCAACGACGTTCGCGATCGTAACAGCTTCGAGGCGAACCGGGCCAAGGGCATCTCGGACGAGGTCACCACCCGTGAGCTTGCGGCGGGATCGCGCGACAACTCACGGACCCCCATGCAGTGGGACGATTCGGAAAACGCCGGGTTCGGGAGCGGGCGTCCGTGGCTCAAGGTGAATCCCAACTACCGTCAGATCAATTGGAAGTCCCAGAAGGGCGTCGCGGGATCGGTGCTTGAGCATTACCGCAAGCTCATCGAGCTGCGCCGCTCGGATCGGTTGTGGGTCTACGGCGCCTACGACATCGTCGCGAAAGAGCATCCGCAGGTGTATGCCTACACGCGGACTCTCGGCATCAAGAAGGGGCTCGTGATCTGTAACGTCAGCGGCCGCGAGGCGACACTCGAGCTACCGGGTTTGATGCTGAAACACGATCATCTGCGACTCGCGAACGGGGAGGTCCCCGCCCACGGCGACACCTCGACGCTCACACTGAAGCCGTTCGAGTCGCGGGTGTATAGTTTGGCGAACGTGTAG
- a CDS encoding trypsin-like serine protease: MFSAILALAALFGVPTFAQAQNVAVCADKADCPGWFAHLKNHEGGNCSSFLLKPDIIATNRHCMPDDTTHAKVSCKGKITFHFPETDKYKKESRDCDEIVQISDKFGDEFIPLDIAILRLAKPVEREVADLAQTGLDDNVKFSIVKMDPDAKGGGKIRRVQCTAVQNSVINPYFQNNQSPIIHFQGCPIERGNSGSPMLNPEGKAIGIVSNLSVIMAPNSVRKEVEDKVEGTSGHGTNFSCLDTGFLGFNKGYDPSCKISLSEKFREDMRKKLLDQSAEPAWAAAEKLAMARLKEMADKSFVPFNVNIIDHRGPAKEDELKIRQSFEITPSCARWGSMMNVGAKRQRSVMKIKLPEVLTELDEHYRFKTTTTETETTIDVRWSFDQIKPGKYVTFDWYEWGRHAKRKRLHFRPCTPPKEL; the protein is encoded by the coding sequence GTGTTTTCCGCAATCCTCGCCCTGGCGGCCCTTTTCGGCGTTCCCACTTTCGCGCAGGCGCAGAACGTCGCCGTCTGCGCAGACAAAGCCGATTGCCCCGGCTGGTTCGCGCACCTCAAAAATCATGAAGGCGGCAACTGCTCGAGCTTCCTTTTGAAGCCCGACATCATCGCCACCAACCGCCACTGCATGCCCGACGATACGACCCACGCGAAGGTCAGTTGCAAAGGGAAGATCACCTTCCACTTCCCCGAAACCGACAAATACAAAAAAGAATCTCGCGACTGTGACGAGATCGTGCAGATCTCGGATAAATTCGGCGACGAATTCATCCCCCTCGACATCGCGATCCTGCGGCTCGCGAAACCCGTCGAGCGCGAAGTCGCGGACCTGGCGCAGACCGGGCTCGACGACAACGTCAAATTCAGCATCGTGAAGATGGACCCCGACGCGAAGGGCGGCGGCAAGATCCGCCGCGTGCAGTGCACCGCCGTCCAGAACTCGGTCATCAACCCCTACTTCCAGAACAACCAAAGCCCCATCATTCACTTTCAGGGCTGCCCGATCGAGCGCGGGAACTCGGGTTCACCCATGCTGAACCCCGAGGGCAAGGCGATCGGCATCGTTTCGAACCTTTCGGTCATCATGGCGCCGAACTCGGTCCGCAAGGAAGTCGAGGATAAAGTGGAAGGCACCTCGGGCCACGGCACGAACTTCAGCTGTCTAGATACGGGCTTTCTGGGCTTCAACAAGGGTTACGATCCCTCGTGCAAAATCTCTTTGAGCGAAAAGTTCCGCGAGGACATGCGCAAAAAATTACTGGATCAATCCGCGGAACCCGCGTGGGCCGCCGCCGAAAAACTGGCCATGGCGCGCCTCAAAGAGATGGCCGACAAAAGTTTCGTGCCGTTCAACGTGAACATCATCGACCACCGTGGTCCCGCGAAAGAGGACGAACTCAAAATCCGGCAGAGCTTCGAGATCACGCCGTCCTGCGCGCGCTGGGGCTCGATGATGAACGTCGGCGCGAAACGCCAGCGCTCGGTAATGAAGATCAAACTGCCGGAAGTCCTGACCGAACTCGATGAGCACTACCGCTTCAAAACGACGACCACCGAAACCGAAACCACCATCGACGTGCGCTGGAGTTTCGATCAGATCAAGCCCGGCAAATACGTCACCTTCGACTGGTACGAGTGGGGCCGCCACGCCAAACGCAAGCGCCTGCACTTCCGTCCCTGCACGCCGCCCAAAGAGCTTTAA